The Variovorax sp. S12S4 genome includes the window TTCCTTGGCCTTGGTGTATTCCTCCCAACGGCGGCGGCTTTCGAGGTCCATGGGGCTCAGCTTCCATTGCTTGAGCGGATCGTGAATGCGCCCGAGAAAGCGCATGTGCTGCTCGTCGTCGGTAATGGAGAACCAGTACTTGATGAGCTTGATGCCCGAGCGCACCAGCATCTTTTCGAACTCCGGCACGGTGCGGAAGAACTCTTCGTACTCGTCGTCGGTGCAAAAGCCCATCACGCGCTCGACGCCGGCGCGGTTGTACCAGCTGCGGTCGAACAGCACCATTTCGCCGGCCGCCGGCAGGTGCGCGGCATAGCGCTGAAAGTACCACTGGGTGCGTTCGCGGTCGTTGGGCGCCGGCAGCGCGGCCACGCGCGCCACGCGCGGGTTCAGCCGCTGGGTAATGCGCTTGATCACGCCGCCCTTGCCGGCCGCGTCGCGGCCTTCGAAAAGAATGACCACCT containing:
- the ppk2 gene encoding polyphosphate kinase 2 codes for the protein MLTSALPDHEDLMQRIARDLIDSYDEELELEIEDRDIGDLDPAARATDKAARQAYFKELFRLQGELVKLQDWVQHSKQKVVILFEGRDAAGKGGVIKRITQRLNPRVARVAALPAPNDRERTQWYFQRYAAHLPAAGEMVLFDRSWYNRAGVERVMGFCTDDEYEEFFRTVPEFEKMLVRSGIKLIKYWFSITDDEQHMRFLGRIHDPLKQWKLSPMDLESRRRWEEYTKAKEIMLERTHIPEAPWWVVQAVDKKKARLNCISHLLGQLPYQEVAHPPVQLPARERHADYLRQPVPASMMVPEIY